TTTAGATTACGTTGATAGATAGGCGGAGACTCCCAGATTGGTTTCTTCAATATGAACTGTATATATCTTAAAAGAACAGTAAAATCTAGTGGCTTGGTTTCTTATTGTCTGTTGATTCCAATGTGTAAATGTGCATGCATTTGTGTCAGATATTTTAGCAACAATTTTTCTAGCTCACCCTTTTACTGAATTGGCTAACAGTTCTCTGCCTAATGACAGGTATAACATTGATTCCCATGATTATTCTGTAAGGCTGAGGGCTGCCCAAAGGATTCTAAAAGATGGTGATAAGGTAATTGCAACATCATTTTGTATCAGAAGCAGGATGGAAGATTTATTAACTGAATGAACTTCATCTTTTTTTCAGAATActgagaaatttatttttttgatgtcaTCTGCAGGTTAAGGTCATTGTGAACTTGAAAGGCAGGGAAAATGAATTTAGGAACATTGCTATTGAACTTATAAAGCGTTTCCAAAATGATATTGGCGAGGTAATGGTGCTAGCAACTTACAGGTGTTTCATAAGTAAAATGCAACAGCATGACAAGAACATTGCTTCAGTCTGAGCAGCATTTTGTCACTCACTCCCTACAAGTGCATGTTATATTACTTATTCTCTGATGAGCTTAAATTTTCCATTTGATCGACCCTTTCATGACAAATACAAGGAATTTAAGCCCATTTAAAATACGCAAAGTTAGTGTGTGCATCCTTGAAAATAGAATGATCCTGTTTTGCttggattaaaaatttaattttctcctGTTTACACTCCTTGTCCAGCTGGCCACCGAGGAGAGCCAGAATTTACGTGACAGGAACATCTTCATCGTTTTGGTGCCTAACAAAGCAGTTATTCAGAAGGAGGAGGCGAAGAAAAAGGAAACACCAGTCTCAGAAGTTTCGGCCAATGTCTGATGTTTTGATGGAGTGATTGTTGGATCTCATTACAGCAAGGTGAGTGATTTatgaatttagtttttatttgacttGTGTTTTCAAACTCTTGCTGGAAGTCATATTATTTCCATAGCTCAAGATTTCCCCTAGTTTTAAACCATTGAATCTTATCATTTGAACTCATCCCGTTCTTGCAAGTATGGTTGTTCTAGCGATATACGATGACATTCTGACCAGATTATATTCCTTGTTCCTTGTTTTGCTGATGAAATATTTGACAGGCTTGATGAGCTAGGGATCGAGATGCTGGATGCTCTTCTTTTCACCAATGCTCCAGAACAATTACAGATATGAAACTGTAACTCTGTTTCTATGCTTCAAGAAGTAGTGAAAAGAATTATGGTGCTCAATTTATACTCTTTCTTTGAATTAAATAGTAGTGcaaaatgttgtatttcttgGTTTTAGAATGTAGAACTATTTCAATTCCCAGTGCTGTACATTGTGCCATGTTTATCACCTTTACTAGAGTtatcttttttatcataataattCTCCgagtttcttgtattttttccTCTTGGAATAGTCACTTGGGCAGTGAAAGTTTGAGGTCATTTTTTGTATaatctttaaataaaatatatatatattgactcaTAAATTACACGAATTTATTCATTCTAATTACTCTACGTCAATTCTTATAATTCATGTATAAAATAAACCTATTGACAATGATTTAAATACAAGGATTGCcaatgattttaatattttctttttctatttaacCATTTTGGTGTTGACCAAAATTATTCTCTAGTTATCTATCACCAATAATCCCCACATGAACACAGCCCATCCCTGAAGTGATGAAACCTGGTAGCATCTCTCACCACAATTAATCTTTCAGTGACTTTGGAGATGAACTTGGTTGCATTATGACAGTCCAAACACACCCTGAGGTTCTTAATGATCCTTATCTCAGTCCCTGGTTCAGTGTTTATGAGACCAAAAGCAATAGCAAGCTTCTCACTATGAACCTTAACCATAtgctccttctcctcctcctcaacATCATACAATGCTGCATCGGTCTCTACCCGATAACCAGCCTCAATCATCTTCGCCGTCAACTCTTCAAGCTTTGCGCATATTGCTTCCGTTTGTGGATGACACCGATCACCAGATGTAAACACATGCTGCTTCTCCCCGATCTCGATCAGAGTACATCCGGGCGTTTTTGCCAAATTCCGACTCTTCGCCGTCTCTCTCACCATTGCtgcctgtggaaattccctgTTGGCTGAGTATATATTCGACATGAGAACATAGTAACCGGAGTTCTCCGGCTCCAATTCAAACAACTTATTTGATGCTATTTGAGCAACACTTGTTTCCTTGTGTTTCATGCAGGCACCAAGCAATGCAGCCCACACACCAGCACCGGCATCAACTGCAACTGTTTCGATGAATTCCAATGCTTGTTTGAGTTTCCCAGCCCTGCCAAGAAGGTCTACCATGCAAGCATAGTGTTCAGGTCCTGGATTCACTTCATGTTCACTAGCCATTGATTCAAACACTGCTTCGCCTTCTTCAACCAATCCTCCATGGCTACAAGCATACAAGACTGATAATAATGTGACGCTGGTCGGAGCTATACGAGCAGTCAACATTTCTGAGTATAGTTTCAGAGCTTGGTGACCATCACCGTGAAGTCCGTAGCCTGAAATCATTGCATTCCATGATACAACATTCTTGTCTTTCGTCGAATCAAAGACCTTTCGAGCTTCTTTTATGTTGCCACATTTTGCATACATGTCGATTAAAGCTGTTGAAACAAAGACATTGAGCTCGAGATCCTCTTCTGTGATTATCCGATGAACCCATTTTCCAATACTGAGAGCTCCGAGTTGTGCACAGGCTGAAAGGGTGCTCGTTACAGTTACTGGATTCGGACGGACATTAAGAGCTTGCATGTCTTGAAACAAACTGATAGCCATTTCAGTCAGGCCATTCTGAGCATATGCCGATATCATGGCATTCCATGACGCAAGGCTCTTCTCCGGCATTTCATAAAAAACTTTCTGAGCTGAATCTAAGTCATTCAGCCTTGAATAAACCGTCATGATCGCAGTCAAAACTGGTGAATTCGAATCAAATCCACACTTGATCACAAACCCATGAATACACCGACTGAGAAATCCATGGCCGAAAGGACTAAACACAGGGATCATCCCAACCAAAGTGCTCGAGCTCGGCTTTCCGCCAA
This portion of the Dioscorea cayenensis subsp. rotundata cultivar TDr96_F1 chromosome 3, TDr96_F1_v2_PseudoChromosome.rev07_lg8_w22 25.fasta, whole genome shotgun sequence genome encodes:
- the LOC120283866 gene encoding LOW QUALITY PROTEIN: pentatricopeptide repeat-containing protein At4g30700-like (The sequence of the model RefSeq protein was modified relative to this genomic sequence to represent the inferred CDS: deleted 1 base in 1 codon), whose protein sequence is MPNRSHSFYSYLSLISRSTTPLHLLQILSHSIISGHHPNLLLSTHLISHLSSSHHHSLSLLLFSSIPNPDLFLFNTLLRSTPSPSLSLSLFSSLPHLHLHPNPFTFSFAISSSSSFPSPFPGRSLHARSILSGFSSDPFIGSALTNFYLNFADSLSAHKVFDRIPQPDTVSWNSLLSGLIKNNAFSQSLIVFNRMFSSGTSFDPTTFAVILPAIAESQDLNLGLEVHCLAVKSGMASRSHVVTGLISMYSKCGEVSMARFLFNDIERPDLVARNAMISGYSVNQDVGLSVSLFRDLMAIGGKPSSSTLVGMIPVFSPFGHGFLSRCIHGFVIKCGFDSNSPVLTAIMTVYSRLNDLDSAQKVFYEMPEKSLASWNAMISAYAQNGLTEMAISLFQDMQALNVRPNPVTVTSTLSACAQLGALSIGKWVHRIITEEDLELNVFVSTALIDMYAKCGNIKEARKVFDSTKDKNVVSWNAMISGYGLHGDGHQALKLYSEMLTARIAPTSVTLLSVLYACSHGGLVEEGEAVFESMASEHEVNPGPEHYACMVDLLGRAGKLKQALEFIETVAVDAGAGVWAALLGACMKHKETSVAQIASNKLFELEPENSGYYVLMSNIYSANREFPQAAMVRETAKSRNLAKTPGCTLIEIGEKQHVFTSGDRCHPQTEAICAKLEELTAKMIEAGYRVETDAALYDVEEEEKEHMVKVHSEKLAIAFGLINTEPGTEIRIIKNLRVCLDCHNATKFISKVTERLIVVRDATRFHHFRDGLCSCGDYW